From a region of the Actinopolymorpha singaporensis genome:
- a CDS encoding DUF2267 domain-containing protein has protein sequence MAETGFRSFTTTVDKTNHVLNNIEQQYGMSKEHRNISYAALRAVIHTLRDRLTVEEAAELGAQLPMLIRGIYYEGWVPTRAPVKMDREEFLARVQREFNFRADGGIELLVQRVLQALRDHITEGEWEDVKSSVPRDLASVFP, from the coding sequence ATGGCTGAAACGGGCTTTCGATCTTTTACCACGACCGTTGACAAGACAAACCACGTTCTGAACAACATAGAGCAGCAGTACGGAATGTCAAAGGAGCATCGCAACATATCGTATGCCGCTCTGAGGGCGGTTATACACACGTTGCGAGATCGTCTTACCGTGGAGGAAGCCGCCGAGTTGGGCGCACAGCTACCCATGCTTATTCGCGGTATCTACTACGAAGGATGGGTCCCCACCCGGGCTCCGGTGAAGATGGACAGGGAGGAATTCCTTGCTCGTGTCCAGCGCGAGTTCAACTTCAGGGCGGACGGCGGAATAGAACTGCTGGTCCAGAGGGTCCTGCAGGCGCTGAGGGATCACATTACCGAAGGCGAGTGGGAAGACGTGAAGTCGAGCGTCCCACGCGACCTCGCTTCTGTGTTTCCGTAA
- a CDS encoding FUSC family protein has product MERQLRHPQGPAHIIRLTRRGPDAFVRQAVRATAAAVIAYLVAQQVSSSPQPLLAPLTALIVVQVTLYATLTSGVQRVASVIVGVLIAVGFAHLVGLTWWSLAILIFASLALGRVLRLGPAVQEVAISGMLVVGVANPAATAQGRALETLIGAGVGVLLNLLVPPSVYVQTAGEAVDKIADQLSELLRSMAREIQQGASAENANSWLSEARRIDREFVRVDVALAKAEDSLRMNPRGRQLLHTRLILRSRMDTLDHCAVSVRSLCRTLVELSGGPHRRALLSDEQLTVLLEGLLSCLADSFDTFGAIVTTEITPDTKPHRDDLDHALAQARMHRDAAAQLLRSRVWRDPQGWELAGALLAAVDRLMADLQVGTRPSGENRTVTPHFQLGWIPRLVARRGATTVRAIRKWMAPAAQSRRRATLPSPPGPS; this is encoded by the coding sequence GTGGAGCGGCAGCTGAGACACCCCCAGGGACCGGCCCACATTATACGGCTGACCCGGCGAGGCCCCGACGCGTTCGTCCGACAGGCCGTGCGGGCCACGGCCGCTGCGGTCATCGCCTACCTGGTTGCGCAGCAGGTGTCGAGCAGTCCGCAGCCACTACTGGCGCCGCTCACCGCGCTGATCGTCGTCCAGGTCACGCTGTATGCCACCCTCACCAGCGGAGTGCAGCGGGTGGCCAGTGTGATTGTGGGCGTGCTCATCGCAGTGGGCTTCGCCCATTTGGTGGGACTTACATGGTGGAGTCTGGCGATCTTGATCTTTGCATCCCTGGCCCTGGGCCGGGTCCTGCGACTCGGGCCGGCGGTACAGGAGGTCGCCATCAGCGGCATGCTCGTAGTAGGGGTTGCCAACCCAGCGGCAACGGCACAAGGACGGGCGCTCGAGACATTGATCGGGGCCGGGGTGGGAGTGCTACTGAACCTGCTGGTGCCCCCCTCTGTCTACGTCCAGACGGCCGGCGAAGCCGTCGACAAGATTGCCGACCAGCTCAGTGAGCTACTGCGCAGCATGGCGCGTGAAATCCAGCAGGGAGCGAGCGCCGAGAACGCCAACTCGTGGCTGTCTGAGGCCCGTCGGATCGACCGGGAATTCGTCAGGGTGGATGTCGCCCTCGCCAAAGCCGAGGACAGCCTGCGCATGAACCCCCGCGGCCGTCAGCTGCTGCATACGCGGCTGATCTTGCGCAGCCGCATGGACACCTTGGACCACTGTGCGGTATCGGTCCGGTCGCTCTGCCGTACCCTGGTTGAACTTTCCGGCGGCCCTCACCGCAGGGCGCTTCTGTCCGACGAGCAACTGACCGTCTTGCTGGAGGGCCTCCTCAGCTGTCTGGCGGATTCGTTCGACACTTTCGGAGCGATCGTCACCACCGAAATCACTCCGGACACCAAGCCCCACCGGGACGATCTGGATCACGCCCTGGCCCAGGCCCGTATGCATCGCGACGCGGCAGCCCAGCTTCTGCGATCACGGGTGTGGCGCGACCCGCAGGGCTGGGAACTGGCGGGAGCCCTGTTGGCGGCGGTCGACCGACTGATGGCCGACCTTCAGGTAGGAACTCGGCCATCCGGGGAGAACCGTACAGTGACACCACACTTCCAATTGGGCTGGATTCCACGTCTGGTCGCCCGCCGCGGGGCCACGACAGTCCGTGCCATCAGGAAATGGATGGCTCCCGCTGCCCAGTCCCGCAGGCGGGCAACACTTCCGTCGCCACCAGGTCCATCCTGA